The following DNA comes from Nocardioides panzhihuensis.
GAACGGGGTCACACGAGCCGGTTCACTCCGGCTTGCCGCCGCCGAACATGATCTCGTCCCAGCTGGGCACCGAGGCGCGCTTACGCCGCGAGGCCGACTTCTTGGCGGGCTTCTGGGTCGCGTCCTCGGCCGGCTCGTCCTCGGCCGGGGTCTCGGCAGCAGCGGTGGGCTCGACGGGAGCCGGCTCCGCGACAGGCTCGGCGGACGGCTCGGGCTCGGCCGGGACCGGGGCCTGCTTCTCGGTCGGTGTCTCGTCGCCGAGGAAGGCCTCGAGCGGAGTGTCGACATCGACCGGAGCCGGCTTGGCCGCCGCAGCGGGCGGAGACGCCGGGGGAGGGGTGGCCGGTGCGGCCGGTGCAGCCGGGGCCGAAGCGGTCGAGCTCTGTGCGCGGCGCCGGCGGGCGGCGAGCATGTCGTCGGTGACCGGCTCCGGCTCGGGAACCGGGGCCTCGAGCTTCTCGCCGGTCAGCCAGCGGGCGTCGTCGTTCTCGAGCTCGACGAAGTTTCCGGGGATGTCGTAGATCAGCTCGGCGATCCCGGAGCGTTCGGGGGTCTCGTACTCACCGGTGAGCTTCCAGCGCCCGTCGGGACGCCGGTAGGAGTCCCAGTTGACCGACCCGGGGTCGGCGTACATCGTCTGGAAGTGAGCTCCGACCGCCTCACCCAAGGTGCGGGCGGTGCTGGAGGCCTCACCGGGCCGCCGGCGTACGGAAGCCTGCTGGGCACGCTGCGCCATGTGCTCGCGCTCGGCGAGGACGGGACCGGCGAAGGCCAAGATCTTCTCGACCGTGGTGCCGGCGACAGCGGCGACCTCCTCGGCACTCTCGCCCGCACGGATGCGGGTCTGGATGTCACGGGGCCGCAGGCTGCTGCTCGGGGTCTTGTTCACGGTTTGCTCCGATCGGCGGGTCGACACAGCCTCGAGTGCTGCACGGAGACGGTCGTCGATGTCGGCGGTGTACTCACGGTCCTCGTCATCGACGAGAAGCATGCGTAGACCATCGTCACTGACCGAGATGAGCCGCAGAAGGATGGGTCCAGCCTCATCCGGAGCCTGCTCTTCGAGCTGGCCCGGAGTCAGGGGCAATCCTTCGGCTGACATCCTCTTCTCAATTCTAGATACGGTTGTGACGACCCTACGCCACTGACCTGCATCGTATGGGGTGCCCATGCGGCGTGGTCGTGGCATTTGGGGTTTTTGGGACCTGCGAGGCGACCATTTGGCAGTGGAACAGACGCTGACGCTTCTCGTGCTCGACCTGGTCGGGTGCTTCGTCTTCGCGCTCTCGGGCGGCCTGATGGCGGTCCGCAAGGAGCTCGACATCTTCGGGGTGATCGTCCTCGCCTGCGTCACCGGCCTCGGCGGCGGCTTCCTGCGCGACATGGCCATCGGGGCGACACCGGTCGCCGCGCTCTCCGACTGGCGCTACCTCGTGGTGCCGATGACGGCCGGTCTGCTGACCTTCTACTTCCACCCGGCGCTGGGCCGGCTCGGGCCGATGATCAACGTCTTCGACGCCCTGGGGCTGGGACTCTTCGTCATCGCCGGGGCGGTCAAGGCGCTCGACTTCGGTCTCTCCCCGCTCGCCGCCGCGGTCATGGGCCTGGCCACCGGCGTCGGCGGCGGCGCGATCCGCGACGTGCTCGCAGGTCAGGTGCCGGTCATCCTGCGCCGCAGCGTCTTCTACGCCATCCCGGCCTTCGCCGGCGCCGCGATCGTGGCGTTCGGCCTGTTCCTCGCCCTGCCCCAGTCGCTGGTGATGGCGGTCGCCTTCGTCGTCTGCGTCGGCTGGCGGCTGCTGGCGATGTGGCGCCACTGGGAGGCGCCGCTGCCGCGGGGGTCCGCGTCGGTCTGAGGCCGGCTCGCCGGGCTCAGTGGTCGGAGCAGCAGGGGATCTGGTGGCGCACCTCGAACGGCACCAGCCCTGCGACCGAGCGCTGGACCAGCAGTACGCAGCGCCCCTCACGCCACACCGGCCGCGCGAACCCGGTGAGATCGAGGGTGTCGCCCGGGTCCAGGGCGATCCCGGCCAGTCCCTCGACGGTGTCGACGGCGCTGTCCGCCTCCACCGCCGCCACCGTGGTCACGGTCTCGATCCGGGTGCGTCCGGGATAGCGGGCCAGGCGCCCGGCGCTGCGCGCGGCGGCCTCGTCGATCGCGGGGGAGTCGGGAGTGACGTACGCCTGGGGGAGCTGCTCGGCGAGGAGCGCGGTCAGCTCCTCGACCGCCGGCCCGCCGGGCCAGTCCAGGACGGCGACGAAGCGGCCGGTCGGTTCGCGCACGACATGGGTGCTGATGACGTACGCCTCCTCGGCCTGCCCCGCGCCGAGCACCTCGTCCATGCGGTGGACGAGGTGCTCGGCGGCGGCGAGGTCCCGGGCGTCGGCGTCGACGGCCAGGGGTCGGGTGGTCATCGAGTCGGGACGACCCAGACCGGGTTGGTGTAGAACCACAGGTCGACCCACGGGTCGGCGTCGCCGACCACGTCGATGGCCGGACCGGCCGGGTCGACGCTCGCACCGAGGTAGCCGGGCTGGGACCGGTTGGCGTCGGTGCCGCGGACGCGCAC
Coding sequences within:
- the sepH gene encoding septation protein SepH; amino-acid sequence: MSSSLRTAIRPPESAKTKHPTRSSTRSVSVCSTAKWSPRRSQKPQMPRPRRMGTPYDAGQWRRVVTTVSRIEKRMSAEGLPLTPGQLEEQAPDEAGPILLRLISVSDDGLRMLLVDDEDREYTADIDDRLRAALEAVSTRRSEQTVNKTPSSSLRPRDIQTRIRAGESAEEVAAVAGTTVEKILAFAGPVLAEREHMAQRAQQASVRRRPGEASSTARTLGEAVGAHFQTMYADPGSVNWDSYRRPDGRWKLTGEYETPERSGIAELIYDIPGNFVELENDDARWLTGEKLEAPVPEPEPVTDDMLAARRRRAQSSTASAPAAPAAPATPPPASPPAAAAKPAPVDVDTPLEAFLGDETPTEKQAPVPAEPEPSAEPVAEPAPVEPTAAAETPAEDEPAEDATQKPAKKSASRRKRASVPSWDEIMFGGGKPE
- a CDS encoding TRIC cation channel family protein produces the protein MEQTLTLLVLDLVGCFVFALSGGLMAVRKELDIFGVIVLACVTGLGGGFLRDMAIGATPVAALSDWRYLVVPMTAGLLTFYFHPALGRLGPMINVFDALGLGLFVIAGAVKALDFGLSPLAAAVMGLATGVGGGAIRDVLAGQVPVILRRSVFYAIPAFAGAAIVAFGLFLALPQSLVMAVAFVVCVGWRLLAMWRHWEAPLPRGSASV